In the genome of Candidatus Kryptonium sp., the window AATATATGATCGGATGTTAAAATAAAAGCGCTACTTATACCAATGCTTTCTAATAGGGAAGCGAGTAAAATTGCATGATCATCGCAATCACCAGTTTTGTAATAAAGAAGTTCTCTGGGGAAGTAAACATTGTCAAGTATCTCGTTGCCTGCAACTTTCCAAGGATCGGTTACATATTTTATTCCATATGTGCGGACGGCGTTATAAATAACCATAGCATTGAATATATTTCTCGGTAAATCAGGATTTTGTAAATTTACTGAACCGAGAACAACTCTTGCAAACTCCTTTACAACTTCGTCGCTTGGTGTTACAAATGAAGAAACAGATTCAGGAATTCTCCAAGAGATCGCGTTTCGGTTGTAAATTATAACAGGTTTAGACAAACTTCTCTCTTGGACTTTTCCAGCGACAGTGTAACTAATCTTTGCCTGTGCTTGCGAGGTTAGGTTTTCGCTTAATTTTAGAAGTGCTGAAATGTCAAGCGTTACAGGAACCGAAATTTGTTGTTTTGAATTTGGTTTCACACTCTGGACAACAACCTCGCTTGGTATTTTCATAAAGTCAGGAATTAAAACTGATACTTTCACATTGCGTATTTCACTTCTTGATGAATTCTCAATTGTTATTTGACCAATTGGATTATATGCGTAAAAATTATATTGAGATGGAAATATCGGGAGAATTGAGAAATCAGTTATATCAAGGAATGCCTCGCCGATCGCTGTCTTTGCTTCAGTTTCTTTTTCTGGTGGGGATAGGGTTATTCTCTTTGGGGTAAGTTTAACAAGTTTTAATTTCCCGTAATCCGCAAGCTCTTTTCTGAATTGACTTTCGCCAGAAATGAGAGCATCAAAAACTAAAACATTGGTATCAAAAAATTTATATTTCAAGGCTTTGATAGATGGAACAGATTTTTGGAGTTCAGATTCAATTTGAAGAGCTTTATCTTGGGAAATACCGTAGATGGCGATTTCAATCTTTTTAACTTGTTCCTCTTCTTTTAATCTTTCTTTAATTTTCGCTACGACATTTTTTGAAACTTTGCTTGCAAGTGATCTAAAAAGGGAATTAACAGCGCCCCTTTTATCTTGGGCAAATTTTCTGTCGCTTGCTGTAATTGAAGCAATAAGCTCACCTGTATCAGTATAGATGACTTTAATATCAACTTGTCCTGTATATTTATGCTGTTTTACATCGTAGAACTCTGATTCGCCTCCATATTCTGCTGTTGCATAACCGAGGATTATAATTTCAGCGCCGAAACGATTTTCATATTCCCTTGCTTTTTCAGGATTCCCTTGAACTTGCTGGAGTTCACTTGCTCTTATATTTGAAAAAATTTGGTGATCAATAATTTTGAAACCTTCTTTCAAAAGTTCGTTTTCAATGTTTGAGGCAATTGTCCTTGTTCCTGTGAAGTTTCCATCAACTATTTCATCAATCACGACCATGACTTCCGGTTGTGTCAAGCGCTTGACTGCTCTTTCAAGATCTTGTGAAATAAGTGAAGAGATAAATGAGATGAAAAGGATTATGGCGAATGAAAATTTTTTCATAATTTGAACCTTCCATTAGTTTTTATCCACCATAATTTTAATGAATTCAAGAACAAATATCAAGCCCCCAACCTAAATTTGTGCTTTAGGTCAAAATAAAAAAGGCGACCTTTCGGTCGCCCTTTATTGTTTAGTTCTTTTCGCTACTGTGACATCTATCGCAAATTCCAAAAATATCAATCTTCACAAATTTAATTTCAAAGTCCTTTCCTGCAAGATAGGATTCAATATTTAATCCAACACCATAAGCAGGTAGATCATAAACGGAGTTACATTTCAAACAGATGAAATGATGATGCGGTTCAAGGTTAGCATCGTATCTTGCGCTTGACGAACCTTGTATCGTTACTTCGCGAATCAATCCCTCATCTTTGAGAAGATTCAAATTTCTATACACAGTCCCGAGGCTTATATTAGGTATCACCTTTCTAACCTGATCATATATCCAGTCAGCGGTTGGATGAATATCAGTGCTTTGGAGGATTCTCAAAATCGCCTCTCTTTGCTTGCTTCCTCTACGACTAGCCATTTGAATACCTCCAAAAAATTTTAATTTGATTCAAAATCCTTGATCATTTCTTTTCTCGTCTCATCTCCTACAATTGCTGAGGCTTTGTAATTCGGATGATCAACAACTATCTTGATTTCATTATCAAAATTTTTTAGATCCTCAATTTGCTCCGGTGTAAATTTAAATTTCA includes:
- a CDS encoding tetratricopeptide repeat protein → MKKFSFAIILFISFISSLISQDLERAVKRLTQPEVMVVIDEIVDGNFTGTRTIASNIENELLKEGFKIIDHQIFSNIRASELQQVQGNPEKAREYENRFGAEIIILGYATAEYGGESEFYDVKQHKYTGQVDIKVIYTDTGELIASITASDRKFAQDKRGAVNSLFRSLASKVSKNVVAKIKERLKEEEQVKKIEIAIYGISQDKALQIESELQKSVPSIKALKYKFFDTNVLVFDALISGESQFRKELADYGKLKLVKLTPKRITLSPPEKETEAKTAIGEAFLDITDFSILPIFPSQYNFYAYNPIGQITIENSSRSEIRNVKVSVLIPDFMKIPSEVVVQSVKPNSKQQISVPVTLDISALLKLSENLTSQAQAKISYTVAGKVQERSLSKPVIIYNRNAISWRIPESVSSFVTPSDEVVKEFARVVLGSVNLQNPDLPRNIFNAMVIYNAVRTYGIKYVTDPWKVAGNEILDNVYFPRELLYYKTGDCDDHAILLASLLESIGISSAFILTSDHIFLMFDTGIPQKNAYLVSFNPYDYIIYNGSVWIPIETTLINEPFATAWKTGAEQYYKLGGSNKVTSDPKAGITKSGNVYIIDIHKGWKNFPPVNVEGLSKPQAKPNISAVASNTQNDIAKFTEIYKQTLNDVVRSLANKGDEISMNKLARIFVLFDKYDEAEKFIAKFSNAVTYNSLGNIYFLKNEAQKAFEFYKKSTELDPNDGGVYLNIGLLLYLNDDTETAKQFFELAISKFDSPQKAYEILGIEDILRELGEVAAEKKDASKKQVSKQELKKLIEEASKTATQQTKKGKEYKREEIFEKGQNVFVFGGRRGADPTQLQTVKALLYWKF
- a CDS encoding transcriptional repressor, with the protein product MASRRGSKQREAILRILQSTDIHPTADWIYDQVRKVIPNISLGTVYRNLNLLKDEGLIREVTIQGSSSARYDANLEPHHHFICLKCNSVYDLPAYGVGLNIESYLAGKDFEIKFVKIDIFGICDRCHSSEKN